ATTCCAATAGTTCGATAGTGAGCAAAAGGTTTCGTTTTAATTGAGCTGCGTTAGCAATATTGAGTATTTCTGAAAAAGATTCTTTGAGTAAAAAAGAAGTGGCGACAGATTCATCTTTAGTTAAGGGGTTTAATGAATAAACTCCTGGCAAATCGACAATTTTTATCTTGGAGTTTTGAATTTTTCCGATTTTCTTTTCAACAGTAACCCCATTCCAGTTCCCTACATAAGCATAAGAATCGGTTAAATGGTTAAATACTGTTGTTTTACCAGTATTTGGATTTCCTAAAAGAGCAATTTTCATAAGACTAAATCTCCAAAAATGAAGTCCAGTGTGTGTTTGCGGATTCCTACGCGTTGACCATCACTTTCAATCATACATGGACCGCCAAAAGGATAGCGACGCTTAATTTCAACAATTGATCCTTCAGTTATCCCGACATCTTTTAATCTGCGTCTCGTTAATTGGTCAAGCTGTGATAAATCTTTGATGGTTAGTAATTCATGTAAGTTAATTTTACTAACTGAAGTCATTTTAGTCCTCCTCTGATTAATATGTATTTTTTTTTATCTAATTGATAGTGATTCTCATTCTTGTTTAGTTCATCATATCACAAAGAAGAGTCGAACTAAACTATTTTTTTAAAAATAAAAGAAATAAACAAAAATGCTGATTTTTGTGAAGATAATCTGCTATGATAGTAGTAGATTAAGTGAGCATCAAAATTATAGATTGGTTGTGACATTAATATGGGAGAAAAAATTATTTTTCCTAAGAATTATGAACAGTATGTAAAAAAGGCGGTCGTCGCTTTCCAGTTAGGTCGGATGGAGGAGTCTCTTCCATACTTTAAAGAAGCGTATCAATTAAAGCAGGAAGAAAAAATAAATACTTTTTATGCAACGGCTCTATACCAAGTGGGGCGTTATCAAGAAGCTAAAGAAGT
This Carnobacterium maltaromaticum DSM 20342 DNA region includes the following protein-coding sequences:
- a CDS encoding FeoA family protein encodes the protein MTSVSKINLHELLTIKDLSQLDQLTRRRLKDVGITEGSIVEIKRRYPFGGPCMIESDGQRVGIRKHTLDFIFGDLVL